The genomic stretch AAGCGGGTTTTTAGCAAATAGAGCCTGCATTAAACCACCACTCGAGATCAGCATAAAGAAAGAGAGCGCTAGGGAGGAAAGAAGCAGCATGTATAGTTATCCTGGCGAGGTAAATGACATCAAGGACTGGGTCCAGTCCGTCGGACCtgagcctccttcaactagacttggggggaggcttgtgatacggtacaTAATGGTGGGGTCCAATAAAGCTGGGATGTCAtaagtcaagggggcgtgacagtcctaagtcaagggggcgtggcagtcagaagtcaaggcgaCGTGCTAGTCAGCAGTTAGGAAAAGAAGAGGTAGGACCATCTGACGACATCATCGACGTGGTTTCCGGTCAGGTTCTCACAGACCAGGACCCCAGATTTGCGACACCCAGGTCTGAGACATGGTGGGCAGtcagggtgatgcctgacctGCTCTGATTGGTCGGGTTTCCACAACTCGGTTATATCCAGGCTTTGTCCTCTTAGCAGGCCAACTCCCGACCATACCGAGCTTCCCCTAGTCATACCTGGTCGGGACAGAGGGTGCTACATAACAATaaggtcagagaatcgtaactgtctgtcagagaataactactGTATGTctgggaatattccaatggtctgcgGTTATCTGCAAATAGAACCTTCTTCCAGTCCACCAAAGGGTGCCACGCGTCCTCCATCACCAGAcaggtcctgacacccgacattccttgACATCAATCAGGCTCCAgaggtacgcactgtcatataaaaagggggtcCTCTCCCTTGCACAGGTACGCTCTCTCTCACATTCGCACTTAttttctacttttctttctccttcctacactgttcttctgggaaaaaagtacttgacttgagtgtcggaggacctGTTCCagggactttttccttggtttctgacctctaacgttccgtgtgcttgtctgagtgtgcataGAGCTCAAGTACCGCCGGCTCAGTCACTGTTGTCCGTCAACACCATGTGGAGGTCCGTTCTTGTGGGCGCATACGAGAAATGTGTCCCAGTCATCTCTCCGTCAACATCAACAACTATTCATCCGATCTTTAtctgactcagatttcggacaagatcaatagttaaattaagaataaaaataagttaaaacaacattaaaaaaaaaacgacGCCCTTCCCACTTTtgctaaaaataatattaatcaattaattgaaaaatactttttatgttagatttttatcaattaaatatttattttttcttaagttTGTTTCTCTATTCACTTAAGGACAAGGACGGAAATGGGAGGGGATGACATGGTCCCCCCCTCTCACTCTCGAAGTCAATACACACCTTTGTCCATAATATAAAATTTTTGATTTCGTCCTTGACTAAGAAGTTGATTGGGCAACTATACTAGATAGTGATCCGCCATACAATCAATAAACTCAAcccctaacaaaaaaaaaaaattatgtcccATGGTTGATCATCCCGAGTAACTCCTAATTACTAGACTTGGCTAGCTCTCTAATTGATTGGACTCCAATTCAACAATTATATTGATCAAGTCTTATATATGTTTATATGTTTTTTTACCTAAGCATACGAATCTATTAACTCTCGTAGCGCTCACAGTAGAAGACCATTATTCTTACTCCTCCGATTACATCCACATTTAATAATTCATATAGCTAGATAAAAGAGAAGTCCGACGTATAAAGTTTCAGTGAATACGAGATTTCAGGGAAGATATTTTATAAATGACTATTTTCGATACTAGAAATAGTGATATTTAGATCACTATTTTACAATTTTATTGTTACAATGAGACTCCCTTCCAATCATTCATACAGATACCACATCACATCGATATATCTAACAAAGACACATTTGTGGACCCAAAACATAAATACCGCTTTTGGCTCTCAACCTCCCCGAAGATGTGCCggaatttaaatcaaataacgaAGGACTACAGCGTTCATTGAAGGACTACGACACACACCAACACAAACGACCACTTCGGCGGCGTGGGCCAGAAACTCCACCAAAAGGGCGGTCCCGGCCCCTTCTTCTTCTCATTCCTCAACCTGACAGCTGCCAGCGACCTCCAACGCTCAACCACCACCTCCTCAACCGCAATTAAATTCGTCCGACGACCGGTCCACATATAAATAAAGCAAGGCAGCTAGCAGAGTCCATGTACATCTCAATCCAACCACTCGCCATGGCTCGCTCCAGTGCTGCCGTCCTACTGGTGTCCCTGGCTCTCGCAGCCGTCGTCGCCGCACTCCTGGCGGCGTCGCCGGCGGAGGCCATCACCTGCGGCCAGGTGTCCTCCGCCCTGGGACCCTGCCTTCCATACGTCAGCGGCAAGGTCACGGTGGTGCCTGCCGCCTGCTGCACCGGGGTGAAGAACCTCAACAACGCCGCCAAGACCACCCCAGACCGCCGCATGGTCTGCAAATGCCTCCActccctgctgaccagctccaaTGCCGGCAAGGCTTCCAGCATCCCTGGCAACTGCGGCGTCAATATAGGCTACCCCATCAGCCCCTCCACCGATTGCTCAAAGTCGGTTGCTTCTCCATAAACTGAAAATTAAATCGATGCTaatctaaaacttaaattcacatatatatattttaattaaaatattcttgGTACTTAACAACGTGCAGGATACAGTGAGATCGATGGGTGCGTGGATCAGTACGGCGTAAGTAACAGAATAAAGATGGGAGCGTGCTTGGTGTTCGTGCAGCAGTTCTCCGATCCTATCACGTAGCTTTTGTTGTACGTACGTAGCTAGTGATCACTGGCTGTACTATACGTATTTTGTTGCatgcatatacatatatatatatatatatacacgtatatattatatttaattggTGTTTTATATGCATAATAAACTCATGAACGGATGGATTTAAATCGTCGTGAATAATCCGACCGTTAAGATGCGAGGAAATTTGGATTAACTCGACGAATCATCACCCACCCATAGATTAATATATCAttctatttaattaaaatttcaagtCCAGCTGTCCCATCAGCGGGGGTATGATATCAATTTAATAAATCTTTCATGTGGACCCTAGCACGGGCTAACAATGATTGAATAAGATAATAAAAATGTACAGGTCGGATCCTCTGGACCATTTTTGTAGTCTAGAGGATCCTCCCTTACCATGTATTGGTGGGGATGTATGGTCTCCATCTATTTTATATATGGGGATCATGTATCCCCACCAATGCATGGTAAGGGAGCATCCTCTGGACCGTAaaaagcggtccagaggatcttCTCTCAAAAATGTATGTCCGAGCAGACTATAAGACTGGATATGGAACTTATTCTAtaatataatttgaaatttaaatttatttgaataaTTTCTCTAAGTTATAAGTTGAAGTTTATAGAAGAAGTTTTATTTATTCAATCAATTATTTTCTTATAAtcttttctctctttttgttTGTCCACAATTTCCTATCAATCTAAACAAAAGAGTTTCGATTTGTCATCCTTCCCTTGTATTCTCTTCATTTGTATATCTATTGCAAAAAATAGGATATAAGTAATGAATTCCAGACATCccacaaaacaaaaaaaatataaacaaagcAACATGTTTAATTACTAACATATTCTTTATTTTGTTGCCTCCAAAAATGTATGCCCGAGAAGGCTATAAGATTGGATTCTCggggtttgaattttttttaccggCCGGATATATTCCgaaaaaaattatgatttaaaatttaagctCGTCTGTAAtgattctatttttttattcctCTGTTTTTTTTTACCTCGATCGAGTAATATCATTGAATTTTAAtacaaattataaatattatatcgtttttttttaaaaatacagaCAGTAAAGTGGATCTTGTTTGTCTAACAGTAATTGACTAATTAGTACTAATCTGATTGACCGACTTCATGATGTATCCGCGGTCGATAGGTTAGATGTGTGATAGGTTGGCTCCTTGGCCAGGGCGGAGCCACGTTGTTGGCTACTCGGGTTGTAGTCCAGGGTCCAACAACGGTGGAAAGCTGATCTCCttgagaagaaaaggaaaaaaaataaaaggctaGTCCGGGTGATGTTAACGTGGAGATCCGCATTAGTGGCCCATAGCTCGGGTAATCCTCTGGACTCTAAAGTTGGCCTTTGGTGGGTAGCTTTTTGTCAGGTCAGGTGGTTGTCGGGTCGGCAGTTGTCGGATCAAGCGATGCAAGGTAATATCAATGCAAAAGAGAGAAGATAGCAAAGAAGCAAAAATAGTAATATCAATGTCTCAATGTACCTCGCGATGCTATCATCATTATCTTATACCTTATATAAGGAGCCTTGTATAAGGAGCAAAGAGGCATTCGAGCTCGAGTGCAGTTTGATCTGAGTCTGGTACTTGGATCTGACCAGTTGGACTTAACTTGGATGTGACTCGAGCTAATTGGAATAGAGCTCGACTATCAATTGACTAACTCAACTTGAGTTCGATTATGAGTTGACTAACTCAATCTGAGTGTGTTGATCAAGTCTTGAACTTGTCACATGGCCTTGCTATTTTCGCATAGAAGGATAAAATTCGGTTAAA from Zingiber officinale cultivar Zhangliang chromosome 5B, Zo_v1.1, whole genome shotgun sequence encodes the following:
- the LOC121985059 gene encoding non-specific lipid-transfer protein 1-like — encoded protein: MYISIQPLAMARSSAAVLLVSLALAAVVAALLAASPAEAITCGQVSSALGPCLPYVSGKVTVVPAACCTGVKNLNNAAKTTPDRRMVCKCLHSLLTSSNAGKASSIPGNCGVNIGYPISPSTDCSKIQ